In Scomber japonicus isolate fScoJap1 chromosome 7, fScoJap1.pri, whole genome shotgun sequence, one genomic interval encodes:
- the tbxa2r gene encoding thromboxane A2 receptor isoform X1: MNASFLPPTNKTPLCYSINSPPFNYTPTIASIHYSAIFSTLGFTSNLIAFIVLVKSFRRVRSGSRSFFLIFLGGLVITDSMGLLVTGTIVVSFYVTHFNWRQLDPNCHFCNFMGMSMVFYGLCPLLLGATMAVERFIGINLPFVRSCSKTKGRSVSMVLMVWLFAGCIALLPLIGVGSYHMQMPGSWCFFNISYEGNDKFFSLIFSLVGLTSITVSFLLNTVSVVTLIKVCCGPARTQRRRDHEVEMMVQLILIMVIASICWCPLLVFIAKTVLSSERVQIRLLLLGIRFATWNQILDPWVYILCRRAVLQRIYPRVNWSRGSIMTLYPSFSDTVRRFTRSSLGSTLGSDETAETEKADVTSPSILSPPPSSP; encoded by the exons ATGAATGCTTCTTTCCTACCACCCACCAACAAAACCCCACTCTGCTACTCCATCAACAGCCCTCCATTCAATTACACACCTACCATTGCCTCAATCCACTACTCAGCTATTTTCAGCACCTTAGGTTTCACCTCCAACCTCATCGCCTTCATAGTTCTTGTCAAGTCTTTTCGGCGGGTACGTTCAGGTTCACGATCCTTCTTCCTTATCTTCCTTGGTGGCCTGGTGATCACTGACTCCATGGGTCTTCTGGTCACCGGCACCATTGTGGTCTCCTTCTATGTCACACACTTTAATTGGCGCCAGTTAGACCCAAACTGCCACTTCTGCAACTTCATGGGCATGTCCATGGTGTTCTACGGACTGTGCCCACTGCTGCTGGGTGCTACCATGGCTGTCGAGCGATTCATTGGCATCAACCTTCCATTTGTACGCTCTTGCAGCAAGACTAAGGGCCGGTCAGTCTCCATGGTGCTGATGGTGTGGTTGTTTGCTGGATGCATTGCTTTGCTGCCTCTAATAGGTGTTGGGAGCTACCACATGCAGATGCCCGGCTCCTGGTGTTTTTTCAACATCAGCTATGAGGGAAATGACAAGTTCTTCTCCCTGATCTTCTCACTGGTTGGGTTGACGAGCATTACTGTGTCATTTTTACTGAACACCGTGAGCGTGGTGACCCTGATCAAGGTATGCTGTGGACCAGCCAGGACCCAGCGTCGCCGAGATCATGAAGTGGAGATGATGGTGCAACTTATTCTGATCATGGTCATTGCTTCTATCTGCTGGTGCCCCCTCTTG GTCTTCATTGCAAAAACTGTGTTGTCCAGCGAACGTGTCCAGATCAGACTCCTACTGCTAGGGATACGCTTCGCAACCTGGAACCAGATCCTGGACCCCTGGGTATACATCCTGTGTCGTAGGGCAGTTCTCCAGAGAATCTACCCCCGCGTTAACTGGTCCAGGGGCTCCATCATGACCTTGTACCCATCTTTCAGCGACACCGTTCGCAGGTTCACGCGCTCTTCACTTGGGAGCACCCTGGGCTCAGATGAAACCGCAGAGACTGAGAAAGCAGATGTAACATCCCCATCTATCTTGAGCCCACCTCCTTCTTCTCCATAA
- the tbxa2r gene encoding thromboxane A2 receptor isoform X2, which produces MNASFLPPTNKTPLCYSINSPPFNYTPTIASIHYSAIFSTLGFTSNLIAFIVLVKSFRRVRSGSRSFFLIFLGGLVITDSMGLLVTGTIVVSFYVTHFNWRQLDPNCHFCNFMGMSMVFYGLCPLLLGATMAVERFIGINLPFVRSCSKTKGRSVSMVLMVWLFAGCIALLPLIGVGSYHMQMPGSWCFFNISYEGNDKFFSLIFSLVGLTSITVSFLLNTVSVVTLIKVCCGPARTQRRRDHEVEMMVQLILIMVIASICWCPLLIYILTDTTDTNKDDTILFYIRMATCNQIFDPWIYIMCQGCGLRRVKSLHCKNCVVQRTCPDQTPTARDTLRNLEPDPGPLGIHPVS; this is translated from the exons ATGAATGCTTCTTTCCTACCACCCACCAACAAAACCCCACTCTGCTACTCCATCAACAGCCCTCCATTCAATTACACACCTACCATTGCCTCAATCCACTACTCAGCTATTTTCAGCACCTTAGGTTTCACCTCCAACCTCATCGCCTTCATAGTTCTTGTCAAGTCTTTTCGGCGGGTACGTTCAGGTTCACGATCCTTCTTCCTTATCTTCCTTGGTGGCCTGGTGATCACTGACTCCATGGGTCTTCTGGTCACCGGCACCATTGTGGTCTCCTTCTATGTCACACACTTTAATTGGCGCCAGTTAGACCCAAACTGCCACTTCTGCAACTTCATGGGCATGTCCATGGTGTTCTACGGACTGTGCCCACTGCTGCTGGGTGCTACCATGGCTGTCGAGCGATTCATTGGCATCAACCTTCCATTTGTACGCTCTTGCAGCAAGACTAAGGGCCGGTCAGTCTCCATGGTGCTGATGGTGTGGTTGTTTGCTGGATGCATTGCTTTGCTGCCTCTAATAGGTGTTGGGAGCTACCACATGCAGATGCCCGGCTCCTGGTGTTTTTTCAACATCAGCTATGAGGGAAATGACAAGTTCTTCTCCCTGATCTTCTCACTGGTTGGGTTGACGAGCATTACTGTGTCATTTTTACTGAACACCGTGAGCGTGGTGACCCTGATCAAGGTATGCTGTGGACCAGCCAGGACCCAGCGTCGCCGAGATCATGAAGTGGAGATGATGGTGCAACTTATTCTGATCATGGTCATTGCTTCTATCTGCTGGTGCCCCCTCTTG ATATATATTCTGACGGACACTACAGATACCAACAAAGATGACACTATTTTGTTCTACATACGAATGGCCACCTGCAATCAGATTTTTGACCCCTGGATATACATCATGTGTCAAGGGTGTGGACTAAGGcgagtaaaaa GTCTTCATTGCAAAAACTGTGTTGTCCAGCGAACGTGTCCAGATCAGACTCCTACTGCTAGGGATACGCTTCGCAACCTGGAACCAGATCCTGGACCCCTGGGTATACATCCTGTGTCGTAG
- the tbxa2r gene encoding thromboxane A2 receptor isoform X3 has product MNASFLPPTNKTPLCYSINSPPFNYTPTIASIHYSAIFSTLGFTSNLIAFIVLVKSFRRVRSGSRSFFLIFLGGLVITDSMGLLVTGTIVVSFYVTHFNWRQLDPNCHFCNFMGMSMVFYGLCPLLLGATMAVERFIGINLPFVRSCSKTKGRSVSMVLMVWLFAGCIALLPLIGVGSYHMQMPGSWCFFNISYEGNDKFFSLIFSLVGLTSITVSFLLNTVSVVTLIKVCCGPARTQRRRDHEVEMMVQLILIMVIASICWCPLLIYILTDTTDTNKDDTILFYIRMATCNQIFDPWIYIMCQGCGLRRVKSKTKTPKFFIS; this is encoded by the exons ATGAATGCTTCTTTCCTACCACCCACCAACAAAACCCCACTCTGCTACTCCATCAACAGCCCTCCATTCAATTACACACCTACCATTGCCTCAATCCACTACTCAGCTATTTTCAGCACCTTAGGTTTCACCTCCAACCTCATCGCCTTCATAGTTCTTGTCAAGTCTTTTCGGCGGGTACGTTCAGGTTCACGATCCTTCTTCCTTATCTTCCTTGGTGGCCTGGTGATCACTGACTCCATGGGTCTTCTGGTCACCGGCACCATTGTGGTCTCCTTCTATGTCACACACTTTAATTGGCGCCAGTTAGACCCAAACTGCCACTTCTGCAACTTCATGGGCATGTCCATGGTGTTCTACGGACTGTGCCCACTGCTGCTGGGTGCTACCATGGCTGTCGAGCGATTCATTGGCATCAACCTTCCATTTGTACGCTCTTGCAGCAAGACTAAGGGCCGGTCAGTCTCCATGGTGCTGATGGTGTGGTTGTTTGCTGGATGCATTGCTTTGCTGCCTCTAATAGGTGTTGGGAGCTACCACATGCAGATGCCCGGCTCCTGGTGTTTTTTCAACATCAGCTATGAGGGAAATGACAAGTTCTTCTCCCTGATCTTCTCACTGGTTGGGTTGACGAGCATTACTGTGTCATTTTTACTGAACACCGTGAGCGTGGTGACCCTGATCAAGGTATGCTGTGGACCAGCCAGGACCCAGCGTCGCCGAGATCATGAAGTGGAGATGATGGTGCAACTTATTCTGATCATGGTCATTGCTTCTATCTGCTGGTGCCCCCTCTTG ATATATATTCTGACGGACACTACAGATACCAACAAAGATGACACTATTTTGTTCTACATACGAATGGCCACCTGCAATCAGATTTTTGACCCCTGGATATACATCATGTGTCAAGGGTGTGGACTAAGGcgagtaaaaagtaaaacaaaaacgCCGAAATTTTTTATCAGTTAA